The window ATAGTTGAAATACAAATTGGTGATCGGTATTTGCATCGTGATAACCTGCATTTTCTTATATCTTTTAGCGATGGATAGCCTTTGCGACCAAGGCGGCGAAAACTTTATATATGGTATCTGCGGAGTCACTGACTGGTTACCGTTTTGAATTTATTCTTTTATGCGTCATAATGTGCTCCTTCTGCAATTTTTGTCACGTAACCTCAATATTTAATATGCTAAATGCTCATAATAGGGCAGAGTAGGTATTGAGATAGTGTTAATAATAAAATTCAAATAAACGTGTATGATTTGCTCAATAATTAGAGATAACAAGCAAATACATAGGATGATAAGGGTAAAGTTATGGCGCAAGAGCAGCAGACGCTAAAGCGTGGATTAAAGAATAGGCATATCCAATTGATTGCTTTGGGGGGCGCCGTAGGTACAGGGTTGTTTCTTGGAATAGCCACAACGATTAAGATGGCGGGGCCTTCTGTATTACTAGGGTATGCATTATGTGGTTTTATCGCCTTTCTGATTATGCGTCAGTTAGGGGAAATGATTGTTCAAGAGCCTGTTGCAGGTTCATTTAGCCACTTCGCGTTTAAGTATTGGGGCGGTTTTGCAGGCTTCTTGTCTGGCTGGAATTACTGGTTTATGTTTATCCTCGTAGGGATGACGGAACTGACCGCAGCTGGGGAGTATATGCGACGTTGGTGGCCTGACTTACCTATTTGGGTCTCTGCTGCTGTTTTCTTTATTGCTGTTAATGCGGTCAACTTAATCAATGTGCGCTCTTATGGCGAAACCGAATTTTGGTTTGCTTTAATTAAAGTGATTGCTGTAATTGCGATGATTGTCTTTGGTTGTTATTTATTATTGAGCGGTAAAGGTGGCCCACAAGCCAGCATCTCTAACTTATGGGAGCATGGTGGTTTCTTTGCTAATGATTTTATAGGGTTATTAATGGCATTAGCCATTATTATGTTCTCATTTGGTGGCCTTGAGCTGGTTGGGATCACTGCCGCGGAAGCCGAAGAGCCTGAAAAAAGTATTCCGAAGGCGATCAACCAAGTTGTTTATCGTATCCTGATTTTCTATATAGGCTCACTAACGGTATTACTGGCTTTATACCCATGGGTTAATCTAGATGGTGAAACAAGTCCATTTGTTTTAATTTTCCATGAATTAGGTGACATGCTGGTTGCAAATGCATTAAACGTGATTATCTTGATCGCTGCTCTTTCGGTGTATAATAGTGCAGCTTATTGTACAAGCCGTATGTTATATGGCTTAGCGCAACAACAAAATGCCCCTCAATTTATGGCGAAAGTAAATAAAGGTGGCGTGCCTGTCATGGCGCTGATCGTATCGGGTATTGCAACTTCTGGCGGAATTGTGATCAACTTTATCATGGAAGGTAAAGCATTTGCTTTACTGATGACATTGGTTGTGACAACGCTGGTTCTTAACTGGATTATGATTTGTGTTTCTAACTTAAAGTTTAGAGCGCAAATGAACAAACAAGGTATTGAAACGAAGTTTAAAAGTATTTGGTATCCATTCGGCAATTACCTGTGCTTAGCCTTTTTAGCGATGATTTTAATTATTATCTTAATGATGGATGGGCTAAGGATCTCGGTCTTGATCATGCCAGTATGGATTGCGGTGCTATGGATTGGTTATCAGTTCTCTGGGGCGAAGAAACAAGAAGCTGAAAAAAACAAGGCATCGACAGCTAATTAATTAGCTTCAACATCAATTAATGTAATTATTCATTTCATTGATGGGAGGCTTTATGGAGACACGATTTGCCCAATGCCATTGTGGCAGCGTTAAATTCAAAGTAACACTCACCGATGGATTGAATACCCTAAGACGATGCAATTGCTCCTACTGCCGAATGAGAGGGGCAATTGCAGTCTCTGCACCATTATCTGGTATTGAAATTCTTGAAGGCAAACAAAAGTTAACCGAGTATCGGTTTAACACACAGCAGGCTGCTCATTTCTTCTGTTCTGTTTGTGGCATTTATACCTTTCATCAACGGCGCTCAAATCCTGAACAATATGGCGTGAATGTTGCTTGCCTAGAAGGCGTTTCGCCTTTTGATTTCGAAACAGTCAATGTTATGGATGGCATAAATCACCCGCAAGATGGCGGTGGTGGTGTTGTTGGGTATTTAACTTATCGGAAAGCAACGAATCAAAAATAATGCATCAATCAAAATGGCCAGTAACAGAATACTGTTGCTGACCACTTTTGTTGTTATTTAATGAATAATACGGATTACCACTGCCAACGAAGCCAGGCAAATAACACGTTGCCGTTATTATGAGTTCCTGGAATATAAGTGGCTTGAACCGCTAATCGGTCATATTCCATAGAAACTAATGGGAGTGGTAGAGGCAATGGAATATAGTAGTAGTCATCACGAGCCGTCACGCTTAGCGTGAAACCTGCCCCCATTTTAAAACCATCCAGTTCGCCTGGGATCCACATTTTTTGAAAAGCATAACCTGCGATTGGCTCGACTTTGTTATGTGAGTCCATGAACGCCATAGCATATAAGGCATGCCAGTCATTATCTTCATCATAGCGATATTTACCGAGACCAAATCCCCAAGGATTTTCATTATAACTGTCGGTTTTTTCTTTATCGTAAGTAAACCGGTTATGCCATGTTAAAACAGGAATATAGATGTCGTATTGATCCGAATCCCAAGTAGTACTGACATTTCGAGTAAATTTATCCCAGAGTCCCTCAGACTCTTGAGCTGTGTTGGTGGATGACGCGAAGCAGATGGAAGTCATCATTAAAGCTGATGCTCCTACAACTTGCTGCAATTTTTTATTAACTCTCATTGTAAATCCGATTCAGGTTAATGCGTGTTTCGATGGCATTGAAGTAGATAAATATGGGTAATAAGTCTCGACTATCATGACTGATAATATGCTTATACACTTTAATTATTTTAGTTTACATAGGTGAGTTATAACAGCATTAATTGAATTTGCCT of the Providencia stuartii genome contains:
- the mgrB gene encoding PhoP/PhoQ regulator MgrB, with the translated sequence MDSLCDQGGENFIYGICGVTDWLPF
- a CDS encoding amino acid permease, with protein sequence MAQEQQTLKRGLKNRHIQLIALGGAVGTGLFLGIATTIKMAGPSVLLGYALCGFIAFLIMRQLGEMIVQEPVAGSFSHFAFKYWGGFAGFLSGWNYWFMFILVGMTELTAAGEYMRRWWPDLPIWVSAAVFFIAVNAVNLINVRSYGETEFWFALIKVIAVIAMIVFGCYLLLSGKGGPQASISNLWEHGGFFANDFIGLLMALAIIMFSFGGLELVGITAAEAEEPEKSIPKAINQVVYRILIFYIGSLTVLLALYPWVNLDGETSPFVLIFHELGDMLVANALNVIILIAALSVYNSAAYCTSRMLYGLAQQQNAPQFMAKVNKGGVPVMALIVSGIATSGGIVINFIMEGKAFALLMTLVVTTLVLNWIMICVSNLKFRAQMNKQGIETKFKSIWYPFGNYLCLAFLAMILIIILMMDGLRISVLIMPVWIAVLWIGYQFSGAKKQEAEKNKASTAN
- a CDS encoding GFA family protein gives rise to the protein METRFAQCHCGSVKFKVTLTDGLNTLRRCNCSYCRMRGAIAVSAPLSGIEILEGKQKLTEYRFNTQQAAHFFCSVCGIYTFHQRRSNPEQYGVNVACLEGVSPFDFETVNVMDGINHPQDGGGGVVGYLTYRKATNQK
- the pagP gene encoding lipid IV(A) palmitoyltransferase PagP, encoding MMTSICFASSTNTAQESEGLWDKFTRNVSTTWDSDQYDIYIPVLTWHNRFTYDKEKTDSYNENPWGFGLGKYRYDEDNDWHALYAMAFMDSHNKVEPIAGYAFQKMWIPGELDGFKMGAGFTLSVTARDDYYYIPLPLPLPLVSMEYDRLAVQATYIPGTHNNGNVLFAWLRWQW